Genomic window (Argopecten irradians isolate NY chromosome 13, Ai_NY, whole genome shotgun sequence):
ATTCGACCCCATAAGCACCAACATCTCCATAAACACCAACATCTCCATAAACACCCTTCCCTTTGTATACCTTTATTTTACTTACATTGAATTTAATACAGATTAAAGCTATGAAAACCGCGTAAGTTTctctttttgattttttttttggaaattgattaatggcttaataatatttatgcgcaattattttctgaaatattaccTTATTAAGAACCTGTTCCTTTTTTCTAATTTCGTAACCGCCCTGTTTGcgtattgggtcgaatacggtaaatGCAATCGAACTTGTGTGCAGATAAAAGCTAAACTGGATATTTGCTTCTACTAACAGTGCTGTCGTCTGCCCAGACAACTTTGTCTCCCTCAGCGTCGTCAGCAGGACCAGATAGGTAGGTTTATACACTAGAATAGTATAATATGTATGATTATAAACTAGGAAAGTATAATCTGTATGATTATAGAGTAGAATAATGTAATATGTATGATTATAAACTAGTagagtatgatatgtatgtttataaagTAGAATAGtataatgtgtatatttataaactacatgtagtaCAGTGTAATTTAGGgtaatttgtataattataaactAGTACAGTATAATCTGTATGTTTATAAACTAGAATAGTataatgtgtatgattataaactacatgtagtaCAGTGTAATTTAGGgtaatttgtataattataaactATTACAGTATAATCTGTTAATTATAAACGAGTACAATATAGTTTGTATGTTTGTAAACAACTATAATGGAATTCGTATGTTTATAAACTAGTTCAGTGTAATTTCTATAATTATTACCTAGTACAGTTTAGTCTTTTAGGGATTTAACGTACCTTCACGATAAATCGTCTACGTGTACGAGCTAGTAcagtttaatttatatatttaaaacggGTACACTACAATTTGTATTAACGAGTACAGTGTAATCTGTATGTTTATAAACTTGTACAGTGTAATCTGTACGTTATAAACTTGTACAGTGTAATCTGTATGTTTATAAACTTGCACAGTGTaatctgtatgttataaacttGTACAGTGTaatctgtatgttataaacttGTACAGTGTAATCTGTATGTTTATAAACTAGTACAGtgtaatatgtatgtttataaacTTGTACAGtgtaatatgtatgtttataaacTTGTACAGtgtaatatgtatgtttataaacTTGTACAGTGTAATCTGTACGTTATTAACGAGTACAGTGTAATCTGTATGTTTATAAACTTGTACAGTGTAATCTGTACGTTATAAACTTGTACAGTGTAATCTGTATGTTTATAAACTTGTACAGTGTAATCTGTATGTTTATAAACTTGCACAGTGTaatctgtatgttataaacttGTACAGTGTAATCTGTATGTTTATAAACTAGTAGTgtaatttttgtgtttataaacTAGTACAGTGCACGTGTAATCTGTGTGTTTATATACTAGTACAGTGTAATTAGTATGTTTATTAACTGGAATAGTgtaatttgaataattattaCCTAGAACAGTTTATATTTAGGGGTTAATCGTACCTTCACGATTAATCGTCTACGGGTACGAGCTAGTAcagtttaatttatatatatttataactggTACACTGCAATTTGTATAAACTACTACAGTGTAATTTGTATATTAATAGACTAGTACAGTGTAATATCTATGATTATAAAccagtacaatgtatttgtatgaTTATAACCTAAAATAGTgtaatttgtatgtttgtaaacttgaacagtgttatttatacatttaaaaactAGTTCAGTgtaatttgtatgtttataaaaGTAAGTAAAGTTTAGTTGTTATGTTTGTAAACTAAACagtgtaaattatatatttattattttcttacattttatttatttatttcgcCTCCCTTCTGGCCTTGAGTGGAGCGCTCGAACTTGTTCTGTATAGAAAGTTCAAAAATTACTTCATACTGTCACAGTATACGCCTCATATACAGTAACTTCGCCCATATATGTTGACGTCGGTAGTTAATGATGTATCGGCTGTCTTCGAGGACAAAACGGCAGCCTCCACTGGATTTCCACAATACAGTGTGcattttgattgtttttaaaGATTTATCGAAATATGGGGGATCGTTGTTGTAGTTctcaaaaatgaaattgaaagcCTCTCAGATTTATTTCATGAAGTCTTATATGAAATGACCACTCCTGTATGATGCTGTATTTATGTTACAGTTCCGTGGTAGCCATTATAGTGCTGGGTTCCATCCTTGTTGGGATCGGCTCACTATTCTGTATCGGAGGAGTGTGTTTCTGTTGTTATAAGAAATGTAGTGGTAAGTACAAGCTGAGCACGACCTTTAACTGTCTGTAGCTGTGTAATTACGTAATCCTATGGGGAAAACACATTCAGGTGTGAATTTCATTTatcaatttcaaatgaaaaacaaacatgttaaaCCCTATTGACTGTCCAGCTGTTTTCACTGCATGAAGTAATCACGCAAATGGAGGCAAAAAAATAGAAACGTATTCTTGAATTGACGCACATCTCACCTATCAATCATATCTCTGATGTAGTGGTTAACTGCTCTTTTAAAACTATTGACGTTCTTTAGACAAACTCTCACCAAGAAAAAGAAATaagtggtggtggtggtggtagtgtATATGTGTGGAGAAgcgggggggtgggggggggctTATTTGCAGACAACCATTTTGATTACATCAATCTATTAGGTTATCCTCTATGATTTTGTATGTTATTATTGTAAAAGTTGCCAAGCCAGACAGATAATATAGCTAGAGGTTCTGGTATTGACAATTATAATAAAGACACATCATAATATAATATTCAATCATTTATAAGTTTAAAACTAAGTTATTGGCATTCTTTATTACAGATGGATGTTACGTGTGAGAAGGCAGTGTTTACACTCCAACTAGTCAAGGGATGCCAGCAGTCGTTATTAGACTATCAAATGCGTGATTTAACCAAGTTGTTCCTTGGGCGACAGATCCAGTATAATGATAGTTATTTTCTTTACATCAAGTATCATGAGCATAGCGAgtcattaaaatgtaaaatagtCTCATGGCCTAATCACCTGTAAACGTTATAATGTTTAATATCAAACTGGTCATATCACCTAATGACCGACTAGACCATATAAtaggtactgtacatgtacatttgtaaccAGGTTCGTTTTTTAGCAACTTTCTTATTTCCAATGACTGATGATCGTATGATCACTAATTaatgtactgtactgtattcCACACACCCTTGTGCTTCGTGTTTTAGCTGATGTACTTTATAACTGATAACGTTTTTCATCAACTGTGTTGCTAgaacatttaaatgtttaagtTGTATGAATTATGTAAGTGATTGTTCCTTTACAATATCATCCTCTATATTCCAGTGGTTATTATCACTATCATTATACCCACTCCTGGAATAATtcataacaaaactgaaggTTCTGTGTCCGACCACACatggtagtttggtcctttcatgtacataaatatttggATATTGAAGTTGTGCGACTCTAGATCTGTCTCGGTAATCTTCAAAGGAGTATCTGTAGGCCTGTGATTCATTCTTTTTCTTTCAGATTTTTCCTCCTGAACTGTCTTTgttttgctatgatatattCCAGGGGTGCACATAACTACATGTGCATTGATAATTAcacctggagtattgaggatgtcaAAGGATAAGAATTGTTATTACTATGTGAACTTTGGCCAGTCTTTGCTATTAATATGGAATCATGACACAGTATCAGTCATGTTAAATATGCAAGCATAATACATAAGAATAAGTGTCGTTAGCACAAAAAAGCTTCACTTTGCTGCTGTATTTGACggtttttgtttcaaaatatattcacagaaattaaaattttggagttttaataatgcatttttataATCAAATACCTCCGTTCAAGGAGTTAAATTTAATTGATGAAATCCATGAAAGAAAATGCAAGCAAAATAAAGTTAgtttacattacatttgtatatcagaAACTATTTATGCTAAACTAATGTATAAAACTAGTTGTATACTGTAAAAGTATCTACAAGTATTTCATTGCAATCAAATTTTAGAGTAAATACGAAAAACAGTTAGTTACAATTTACAATGCATTAGTGGATTTAATAGTGAAATTTGTTGGTTTAACTCAATATTCAAATATACGTTCAcagtatttaaaacaaaatgaaattgaaacaaaacaaaaaaatggttataagaaataatttaattattaatttcaatttacaAAGATTACataaaagtaaatgtaaatCTATATAACGTACAAGTATCAAGTAACTACTGGCTGAGATGAATACATTAACACATTACAGTCAGAAACAACAGTGTGTGCCATAATCTTGTAGAGCTTCCATTGTAACATGTGAAGTGTACACGTCATTTGTATGTTGTgttgaatgatatttattattttgattataattttcaaaatcaaatgtatgAATGtcaattgataatgaaaaaccATGTAAAATCAATGGATTCTGTGACACTAATaaagttatgtaatatatatctagttaccttttttgttataattaaaacaaaacatttcagCTTTGACAGAACCATTAAAACAACCTGtgaaatggtaaaaaaaacGTATCTAAGtagtttaaagttttatttttgttaaccATATCACCCAAGCTATGTAGGTTTATAGCTACTAATAACGATTTACATTATAGTATTACTAGGATATCAAGTTCTACAAGGAAATGACTTAAATCTATTTGTTATGGCCAGTATGTAAAATATAATCGTTGTTCATAAATTCTACTGatgaaattatataaaacaattctaaaaaaaaagaaataaaaaaaattctcaatCTCAAGTCAAGTcctataattttgaaaaaagaagTTTTCAACATCCTGCAGCATCCAAATATTAATGACTTTAGTATGCTCACTCACTCAcccctgtaaatatataatgaactattccattCTTTGAATAAGAAGAGCTCAAATGTGTGTACAGGGGTCAATGAGCGATGATATTAGATTTCACTGTATATAGACTGATTTCACTAGACAGTGAAGGCTGTTACATTTTATCAGAGGACAAGAATTTTAACATGACATTTTCCAACTCATCAGCTGTTTATGGCTACAATAAACTATCAATTAAAATTAGGACGGAAAATTCACAAGCACTATGATGCCTCCACAGGTAATGGAATGAATGGAGTGAAAAGACGGCAGTATCTATTACacatatacagggtaggtaggTCTATGTCCCTGTCATCGGCTTGCTGCGGTTCACAATGGAATTAAACTTTGGTCGTTTCTTCAGTTCTTCTGATTTGCTGAGTGAGAACTTATTAGAGAGTCCAGGACTCCTGTaaaaaacaaagagaaaaaatatacaatgtatctgtgtaaagcaaatatttcataaagCATAAATATGACCTCTGGAAACAACAATGTATCTGTTTGGAAACATTGATTTGACTGTTCGGAAACATTACCATCGTATAGCCAATATATTTGCTTGGGATGGAATAACTACGATTTTGTGAGACATTGTTCTGTTGATGAAAATTCCATTGGGAAAATATGTATTATCACAACcaaattgtttaaaatgttgATTTGCTATTTAATTAACACGTTTTCAGTTAGAACTGCCAAATAACTTTTTCTTTGGCTcttaaaaaataaagtaaatggTAATTTGACAGTTTAACTACACTGTGGAATTTCACCCCTGAAGATGCATTTAGATTCTTCTAGTTTAAAGACTGGAATAGTCCATTCttgaatttcaggggtgaatgagtaagATTAACAACAACTTATACTTACGACATCAGTATCTCAATGGTGCGTTCAGAATCTTTTGCCTTTTTAGAATTCTTTCCAAGGACAAGACATTCAATATTATGGCACTATAAAGACAGAGAACAAAGTATGCACTTAAAGAAACGGTCAGTTGATGAAAGGAAAATGATATTTCAGATAATGTTCACATACTATTTCATAAATTTGCACTGAAACAAGTTTGCTTAAAATCAATGGATATTGATAAATACACTATATCTAGGTATAACAAACACATCCAAGTATTAAATTCATAATAATGCATTATGTTGCTATATCGTTttcataagaaaataaaatattttgtaaaatattttaagggagataactgttgCATTACCTTTTGATATGCTCGAATGGCTTTCTCTGTAGCTCCACCAGACAGATGTACAGAGGCAATTAGTTTGTACGTATCAGAGACCTGCTCCGAGTAATCACCGTACGCCTCACACTTTCCTGTCAGACTTGATCGCAGAATACTGAGAGCTTCCTACAGGAGAAGATACACAGTCAAATGTTGAGGTTCTATTAAAACATTGACAACACATACAAAATAGTATATCAAGCTGCTTAAATTTGAAAACAAggaaaaattttaaaagaaatttttttttaatgcatTTGGTTTTCAAAGACAAATCCTGATAATCTTACCTCCTGTCGGTCCACTCGGATCAGAAGTCTCGATAATTCATCCATGACTTCTAAAGTTTTCTTGTGATTAGACCCATGACAAGTCTGACATATAGCCAGACATTCATTCAAGTACTTTTCTGCAACACCTattaggaagaaagaaagaagcCGAAGTAATTTCGGAATCCATACAAATGTTGGTGATTTGTCTGGTCAAAATGATCCAagtcaaaatataggtcaatCCTACTGATGTATGCTGTCTAGTCCAATTCTTACTTTACTGTAAACATTTATGTGAGATACAAATTTTCATGTAATTTTGCAAGAGAACTCAATCATGAATCCAAAGCTTTCATgaataattctaaaaatattttaagaaataacccCTGAACTCAAATTTATGTATTTGTGAATATGTTAAATTGAAAGTAACGAAGTGAAATAAAGAAGTCTTCAGAATAAAGTGGTTTACAGATGTTCGACAGTTACGTGTAGGCTTTTTTTTAATGGATGACTGATACATCCTTATTTATTGTGTGAAAACTACCATGTTTTTCAGATCAAGCAGATAAATCAGTAATATGAAAGATTTATTGATAATTGTGTAAAATGTTTTGCATGCTGAAGGATATACAGACACAATACAAACTCTATTTCCCAAACGATAAGAGAGGCTACATGTTTATTTCTGTTTCTCTGATTTctcttaactcattcacccttgACATTCCATGatagactggtctagtctttggtGTAGAAAAATCTAAATGCGTCTTCCGGGGTGATTGAGTTAATAAGAATTCACCACAATGCTGGTTTATTATATACCTTGTCAAAAAGCCATATAGGCTTAAAACATAGTATTGTAACCTACCAAGGAATTAgtagaaaaaacaaaatggtggaTTACCTTCAGCTTCCTCCCTGCCTGTCTGAGAGTATGCCCTGGCCAGACTCAGTGCTGTATCCATGGTGACTAGGTTATCCTCACGGTAACTGTAATATAATGgtattacaaatatatcaacatatttgattaaagattctgcaatctgattaaaatacagatccttattattactacgttagataagaggatctgagaaaatcccattaggggtcatatccaggtgacctttgttaatagccaatcaaaatgctgctggcaaaattttgacagtgaatttcaggggacaaaatagtttgaaaatctgtcagaattatttccgtgtacATATAGTCATCTTGCCCAAaaagcacaataaagctaatcgtaTTTAAatgttggggcgaaatggcgttgtcaattgataGAGCAACGAGcagaaaaatgcatttgatctgaattacacatggtataaaggtcatcccaacatgacccttaatcggattttctcagatcctctattgaacagagtggttataaggatctgtatttcaatcatgAATGATTCTTATGTTTCTGAGCAGGAGGGAAAATACTTCATGAATAATCAAGAAATATCAGCTGACATCTCAAAGTTTATggtccagtttcatgaacattacCTTACTAAAACAAATTCTTTATCTTAAGATTATCCATTTGAAAACATTatagaagttaaggaaaaatccTAAGTTAAAGAGCTTTCTTTAACTTCTGTGTAGTACGCTTTCATATGGGCTTTTTTAAGTTATGGAAATTCCTTCAGTTAAGGAATGTTGGTGAAACTGGATGCAGGTCAAGAACTAGGAAGGTAACagaaaccttaaccactgagtgGCCTTCAATGTCACAGAGGATTTTAGATTTCAGATTGTAACTTACCTTTCCTGTTTGTTTATTCTTGTGGCTAcgctttattatatataaagtatttgataataataaataatatttgatttatcaGTTCTTTAATGATGTGCCAGGATTAAAGGCGAAGAAAAgtagctgtcagtacctggcaactgaccCAAGAGGAGGTAGGGGTGGGGTGTTTATCAGTAAAATATGACAATTACAGACATGTACGGTAAATCCAACCTTTCTGAAAATGTGTGATTTACAAAACATGGTGGAAACTTACTTTGCACCTGCTATGGAGTGAGCCTGTAGGTACATCTCTATGGCTTTGTCATGGTCAGCATGGCGACCCTTACTCTGTTCCAAGTGGCATAAGTTAAGGAAAATGTGTGCATGTTCATATAATATACAGGCTCATCTAACATGCATGTTTATCTAGTATTCATCAGAAATCCATTTGAATCAGAACAAACAggacattaaaacaatattttttaaagtttgttttctcAGCGCTATAAAGACAAGAGTCTAAGAGAACAACAGAAAAGGTTTTAGCCAAACTATAGATACAAAGGATATCTGGCCGTTCTCCTGGTAGACAGGCACTAACTCCATACTGTCCTTGCCGTAGTGTGACTCCATCTGGTCCAGTAGTTTATCATACTGGCTACTAGCTAGAGCATGCTTCTTCTGTTTCCAGTATAGTCTACAAAGTAACAAAGGTAGGATGAGACTTTCAAATTAAGTTCGATGTTAAACAAACATTAAACATACAGATTGATTTCAGACCAGAAATTAACATGCAGAATATCATACTGGCTACTCATACACATGTAGTAAGAGCATGCTTCTTCTGTTAACAGTATAGTCTAAAAGTAACAAAGGTCTAAGGATTAGACCTTGGAATTgtgtttgatttaaacattaaaCGTATAGACCGATTTCAAACCAGAACTCAACATGCAGTGGACATCAATGGGACCaagtaccatgtgatacctgataaggTTTGTGTGGGCCTACAGTTTGTATTTGTGATGGAATGACACTAATAGATGATATCCCATCCTAACATCATTTCAATGAGATTCGATTACCAAAAGTTACcgtccatcaccactggagatacttgTCTCTCGAAAATGTTATGGGGATCATGTGGTTCATGAATTAGTTCCATTTGAAAAGTATTTGGTACCACGTTGGACAACATAAATGAAGAGGATGTTACTCTTACAATAATCAAACTGAGAATTCAGAAATATTATAAATACGACGATTTATTGGTAACCATCAAAGTAAacaaccattttttttaaattattacatgCAGTAATGATGAATACAtagcaaggggagataacttgaaatatgaaaaaatgcattattttgtaataCCACAAGATAGGTATCctccaatatacatgtaggtatagcCATTGTCAGTTTAACTGTGTATATAGCTAGAAAAAACCGTTGTCAACATCTTATTAGAATAACAAGTTGATGGGCTACAAATGTAATTCAGCCTTAAACACAAGTTGCATTAAGAACAGCTTCACCACTATGTTTCTTTCCCATGTGATATTAactttaatatattaaaaagttACCTAGCTTTAGCATGTGAGATGTCTATTTCCTAGTTTACCTAGCTTTAGCATGTGAGATGTCTATCTCCTATAGTTTACCTTGCTTTGGCATGTGAGATGTCTATCTCCTATAGTTTACCTTGCTTTGGCATGTGAGATGTCTATCTCCTATAGTTTACCTTGCTTTGGCATGTGAGATGTCTATCTCCTATAGTTTACCTTGCTTTAGCATGTGAGATGTCTATCTCCTAGTTTACCTTGCTTTAGCATGTGAGATGTCTATCTCCTATAGTTTACCTTGCTTTAGCATGTGAGATGTCTATCTCCTAGTTTACCTTGCTTTAGCATGTGAGATGTCTATCTCCTATAGTTTACCTTGCTTTAGCATGTGAGATGTCTATCTCATAGTTTACCTAGCTTTAGCATGTGAGATGTCTATCTCCTATAGTTTACCTTGCTTTAGCATGTGAGATGTCTATCTCCTATAGTTTACCTTGCTTTAGCATGTGAGATGTCTATTTCCTAGTTTACCTAGCTTTAGCATGTTAGATGTCTATCTCCTATAGATTACCTAGCTTTAGCATGTGAGATGTCTATCTCCTATAGTTTACCTTGCTTTGGCATGTGAGATGTCTATCTCCTATAGTTTACCTTGCTTTAGCATGTGAGATGTCTATCTCCTATAGTTTACCTTGCTTTAGCATGTGAGATGTCTATCTCCTATAGTTTACCTTGCTTTAGCATGTGAGATGTCTATCTCCTATAGTTTACCTTGCTTTGGCATGTGAGATGTCTATCTCCTATAGTTTACCTTGCTTTAGCATGTGAGATGTCTATCTCCTATAGTTTACCTTGCTTTAGCATGTGAGATGTCTATTTCCTAGTTTACCTTGCTTTAGCATGTGAGATGTCTATCTCCTATAGTTTACCTTGCTTTGGCATGTGAGATGTCTATCTCCTATAGTTTACCTTGCTTTAGCATGTGAGATGTCTATTTCCTAGTTTACCTAGCTTTAGCATGTTAGATGTCTATCTCCTATAGTTTACCTTGCTTTAGCATGTGAGATGTCTATCTCCTATAGTTTACCTTGCTTTGGCATGTGAGATGTCTATCTCCTATAGTTTACCTTGCTTTAGGATGTAAGATGTTTATATCCTGGTTTGCCTAGCTTTAGCATGTGAGATGTATATCTCCTATAGTTTACCTTGTTTTAGCATGTTAGATGTCTATCTCCTATAGTTTACCTTGCTTTAGGATGTAAGATGTCTATATCCTGGTTTACCTTGCTTTAGCATGTGAGATGTCTATCTCCTAGTTTACCTTGCTTTAGCATGTGAGATGTCTATATCCTGGTTTGCCTAGCTTTAGCATGTGAGATGTATATCTCCTATAGTTTACCTTGTTTTAGCATGTTAGATGTCTATCTCCTATAGTTTACCTTGCTTTAGGATGTAAGATGTCTATATCCTGGTTTACCTTGCTTTAGCATGTGAGATGTCTATCTCCTAGTTTACCTTGCTTTAGCATGTGAGATGTATATCTCCTATAGTTTACCTTGCTTTAGCATGTGAGATGTATATCTCCTATAGTTTACCTTGCTTTAGGATGTAAGATGTCTATATCCTGGTTTACCTTGCTTTAGCATGTGAGATGTCTATATCCTATAGTTTACCTTGCTTTAGCATGTGAGATGTCTATATCCTGGTTTACCTTGCTTTAGCATGTGAGATGTCCATCTCCTATAGTTTACCTTGTTTTAGCATGTGAGATGTCTATCTCCTATAGTTTACCTTGCTTTAGGATGTAAGATGTCTATATCCTGGTTTACCTTGCTTTAGCATGTGAGATGTCTATATCCTGGTTTACCTAGCTTTAGCATGTGAGATGTATATCTCCTATAGTTATGTCTATATCCTGGTTTACCTAGCTTTAGCATGTGAGATGTATATCTCCTATAGTTTACCTTGCTTTAGCATGTGAGATGTCTATCTCCTCGTTAATCTTGCTTTAGCATGTGATATGTCTATCTCCTAGTTTACCTTGCTTTAGCATGTTAGATGTCTATCTCCTATAGTTTACCTTGCTTTAGGATGTGAGATGTCCATCTCCTTAGCATGTGAGATGTCTATCTCCTATAGTTTACCTTGCTTTAGCATGTGAGATATCTTTCTCCTATAGTTTACCTTGCTTTAGCATGTGAGATGTCTATCTCCTAGTTTACCTTGCTTTAGCATGTGAGATGTCTATCTTCTCTAGT
Coding sequences:
- the LOC138305430 gene encoding tetratricopeptide repeat protein 23-like; this translates as MSDEEDYSAEEGRPMVIEVKTNKRPSSRTQGRRSARTPRTPKTQRSQYNDNEDDYSDEFDEDFDDEEEMADDAPRTSHIKSKPKNGRKKVNMTPPDRLLKTSTRKANKFMDQGKVDKCIQEYVKCIAYTRMVHGPVDWRLARSYADLAEAYLDHKSYAAQADYHADNGKAILLNSPPTITTETEKANVYTVLFRLYRTKGRALTALKKFPEAEQVLAKADKFLADLFKMSCVTQDECDEMEIDISHAKARLYWKQKKHALASSQYDKLLDQMESHYGKDSMELVPVYQENGQLEQSKGRHADHDKAIEMYLQAHSIAGANYREDNLVTMDTALSLARAYSQTGREEAEGVAEKYLNECLAICQTCHGSNHKKTLEVMDELSRLLIRVDRQEEALSILRSSLTGKCEAYGDYSEQVSDTYKLIASVHLSGGATEKAIRAYQKCHNIECLVLGKNSKKAKDSERTIEILMSSPGLSNKFSLSKSEELKKRPKFNSIVNRSKPMTGT